The region GATCCAGCGAGGATCGCGTATCACGTGCGCGGCAAAGCGCCGCAGGTAGTGCAGCCAGGAGTAGGGAAAGGAGTTGAGTGAGGCGCGCGTAGGCGGCCACGGATCCTCAAGTTCGTCGAAGGACTCCGGCTCCTGGTGCGTGGGCAGTCCTTCGCGCTCCAGCACGGTGTTGATGTACGCCAGGTCGCGGCGCATCTCTTCGGCCGCTTTCGGATTTTTTTGTTCGAAGCGAACCAGCGCTCCGACGCCAATCGCCAGCCCCATCGCGATCTCCTTATCACCACAGAATGAAGGCTCTCGCCAGGTTCCCGGGGAGGGAATCTAAAATGTAGACACGTGAAGAAATGTGCGCACCTACTAGCCCACAACGGGCCACGGGGCAACCCGGTGTTGAGAGGGGCGAGTCCAGGCTTCACGCGCGTCTTCTGATGCAATCTCGGTGCCGGTCGGGCGCATTCCCGGCGGCCGGGCCCGGGCGTGTCTTGTTTGGAGGGGGGGCGTGCCTAAGCTCCCTGCAGAGATCGAGTCTGTGGCGGCGGACAGAGCCTTGCATTGGCGGCGGTGATGTTAGAGAAACAGCGCGCTGATGCGCCGCAGTGGCGGCCTGGCGAGCGCTACTTTTCAACCTCAATGGAGACGATATGGCTACCAAAATTGCGATTAACGGGTTTGGACGTATTGGACGTTGCGTGGGACGTATTGCGCTGGCCGACCCGAATGTGGAGCTTGTGGCGGTCAACGACCTGACCAGCCCGGAGCAGCTCGCGGTGCTCTTTAAATACGACTCGGTGCATGGCACCTACCCGGGCAAGGTCGAAGCGGTCGAAGGGGGCATCCTCATTGACGGCAAGCTGCTCAAGGTCAGCGCGCTGCGCGACCCGGCGGAGCTCCCCTGGGGCGAGTTGGGCGTGGATATGGTGGTGGAGAGCACCGGGGTGTTCCGCAAGCGCGAACAGGCCGCGCGGCATCTGGAGGCCGGCGCCAAACGCGTGCTGATCTCGGCGCCGGGCAAAGGCGTGGACCTGTCGATGTGCATGGGCGTGAACCAGGACGACTTTAAGCCCGAGATGAAGATTGTGGACGTGGCCAGTTGCACCACCAACTGCCTGGCCCCGGTCGCCAAGGTTCTGGACGATGTGTTTGGCATCGAAAAGGGGCTGATGACCACGGTGCACAGCTACACCAACGACCAGGTGATTCTGGACACCCCGCACCCCTCGGACTTCCGTCGGGCGCGTGCGGCGGCGGTCAACATGATTCCGACGACCACCGGCGCGGCGATCGCAGTGACCAAAGTTCTGCCGCAGCTCACGGGCAAGCTCGACGGCATGGCCATTCGCGTGCCTACGGCCAACGTCTCCTGCATCGACCTGACGGTGCGCCTGAACAAGAAGGCGTCGGTGGAGTCGGTCAATCAGGCGTTCCGTGAGGCCGCCGAAGGTCCGCTTAAGGGGATCCTGGGATACTGCGATGAGCCGCTGGTCTCGTCGGATTACGTCGGCAACAGCAACTCCTCCACGGTAGATGCCCTCTCGACGATGGCCCTGGGAGATGACTTCATCAAGGTGGTCTCCTGGTACGATAACGAGTGGGGATTCTCCAACCGCATGATCGATGTGGCGAAGTTTATCGCCGGCAAGATCTGATCACGGCGTGATCGGCATGTGTTTTTAGCTCCGGTTGCGCGTCCGGTTCTGGGCGCGCGACCGGAGTAAGGGCCGGGCTATGCGGTATAGCCCGGTTCCGGCCCCCTGTCTGAATTCCTGATTTCGGAGCGCAACGCACGATGGATACCACTGGCATCAAATTTGTGGACGAGCTTGAGCTGAATGAGAAGCGCGTGCTGATCCGGGTGGATTTTAACACCCCGCTTGCCAATGGAGAGGTGGCCGATAACACCCGCATTCGCGCGGCGTTGCCTACGATCGTGCACTGCCTGGAGGCCGGCGCGAAGGTGATCCTGTGCAGTCACCTGGGACGCCCCCGCGGTAAAGTGAACCCGGCGTATTCGCTGGAACCGGTGGCCGCCGAGTTGGCCAAGCTCCTGGATACCGACACGCTGCTCTACGACGTGGAGGTGGTCTTTCCCGAGGCGGTGGTCGGCGCCGATGTGGCCGAGCTCATCGCCGATCTGAAGCCGCGCCATCAGGTGATGTTGCTGGAAAACCTGCGCTTTGAGCCCGGGGAAGAGGCCGGTGATGACGCGTTCGCCAAAGAACTCGCCGGATTGGCGGATTTTTATGTGAACGATGCCTTCGGGGCAGCCCATCGCAAGCATGCCTCGGTGTATACGATCAACAAGTACTTTGATCGCAACCATAAGGCCGCCGGACTCCTGATGCGCAAGGAGCTGAAGGGGCTGGGAACCTTGTTAAGCCGACCGGAGAAGCCCTTTGTGGCGGTGGTTGGAGGTGCCAAGGTCAGCGATAAGCTCGGCGTGTTGATGAGTTTGATCGACAAGGTCGATG is a window of Lujinxingia litoralis DNA encoding:
- the gap gene encoding type I glyceraldehyde-3-phosphate dehydrogenase, giving the protein MATKIAINGFGRIGRCVGRIALADPNVELVAVNDLTSPEQLAVLFKYDSVHGTYPGKVEAVEGGILIDGKLLKVSALRDPAELPWGELGVDMVVESTGVFRKREQAARHLEAGAKRVLISAPGKGVDLSMCMGVNQDDFKPEMKIVDVASCTTNCLAPVAKVLDDVFGIEKGLMTTVHSYTNDQVILDTPHPSDFRRARAAAVNMIPTTTGAAIAVTKVLPQLTGKLDGMAIRVPTANVSCIDLTVRLNKKASVESVNQAFREAAEGPLKGILGYCDEPLVSSDYVGNSNSSTVDALSTMALGDDFIKVVSWYDNEWGFSNRMIDVAKFIAGKI
- a CDS encoding phosphoglycerate kinase; translation: MDTTGIKFVDELELNEKRVLIRVDFNTPLANGEVADNTRIRAALPTIVHCLEAGAKVILCSHLGRPRGKVNPAYSLEPVAAELAKLLDTDTLLYDVEVVFPEAVVGADVAELIADLKPRHQVMLLENLRFEPGEEAGDDAFAKELAGLADFYVNDAFGAAHRKHASVYTINKYFDRNHKAAGLLMRKELKGLGTLLSRPEKPFVAVVGGAKVSDKLGVLMSLIDKVDEILIGGAMAYTFLAAQGVGVGDSLVERDYIDQATSILNRARVQGVKVRLPVDHRVAPSFDSDDATVTEDAVVPGGMMGLDIGPQSAADYARAIKRASTIFWNGPMGVFEREAFARGTLAVAQAMAEAEGFTVVGGGDSLAAIEKAGVAEQLDHISTGGGASLELLEGKSLPGIDALRANYPID